The genomic stretch GCGGTTGATCATGATGTATGCCGATGTGGTGATGGAAAAAGCGGCCGGTGTTGAGCCAAAGGGTAAGGGCATTCGCAAAGCGCTGGATGAAAAACTGGAGCATATCAAACACAAACAGGGATATAAAAGCGATACCGAACTTACCGTGGAAGAATTGAAGGAACTGGTGAAAGATTATAAGAAGACCGTGAAAAAAGTTCTGGGTTCCGCTTTTCCCGATGACCCATGGGAGCAATTATGGGGCGGCATCGGGGCTGTATTTGCAAGCTGGAACGGCAAGCGGGCCATTGAATACCGGCGTATTGAAAAGATACCGGATGAATGGGGCACGGCCGTGAATGTGCAGGCCATGGTATTTGGCAATATGGGCAATAGCAGTTGTACCGGCGTGGCGTTTACAAGAAACCCGGGCAGCGGCGAGAACAGGTTCTATGGAGAATACCTGGTGAATGCACAGGGCGAAGATGTGGTTTCCGGCACCCGTACACCGGCGCCGGTAAATGAGTATTCAAAGAATGCACAGAGCAAACAATTCACCACGCTGGAGAAATTAATGCCCAAACTTTATAAAGAACTCTTCGTTTACCAGAAGCGCCTGGAAAAACACTATAAGGACATGCAGGATATTGAGTTCACCATTGAAAAAGGGATACTCTATATGCTGCAATGCCGTGTTGGCAAACGCAATGGTGTGGCTGCCGTTCGGATGGCCACCGATATGTACAAAGAAAAAATGATCGACGTAAAGACAGCGATCATGCGGGTGGCGCCCAACCAACTGGTTGAACTGCTGCTTCCCATGCTGGATCCAAAAACAGAGATCATTACCCCGGTCATTGCAAAAGGCCTTCCCGCCGGACCGGGCGGCGCCAAAGGCCGGGTGGTGTTCACTTCAGAAGATGCGGTGGCATGGGCATCCAAAGGA from Chitinophagaceae bacterium encodes the following:
- a CDS encoding pyruvate, phosphate dikinase; translation: MATKTKAGKYVYFFGGGKADGNESMKNLLGGKGANLAEMAGHPKLRLPVPPGFTVTTEVCTYYYDNKKTYPRALKMQVEDSLGRMEKLTGKKFGDAANPLLVSVRSGARRSMPGMMETVLNIGLNENTIRGVVAQSGDERFAYDAYRRLIMMYADVVMEKAAGVEPKGKGIRKALDEKLEHIKHKQGYKSDTELTVEELKELVKDYKKTVKKVLGSAFPDDPWEQLWGGIGAVFASWNGKRAIEYRRIEKIPDEWGTAVNVQAMVFGNMGNSSCTGVAFTRNPGSGENRFYGEYLVNAQGEDVVSGTRTPAPVNEYSKNAQSKQFTTLEKLMPKLYKELFVYQKRLEKHYKDMQDIEFTIEKGILYMLQCRVGKRNGVAAVRMATDMYKEKMIDVKTAIMRVAPNQLVELLLPMLDPKTEIITPVIAKGLPAGPGGAKGRVVFTSEDAVAWASKGEKVILVREETSPEDVDGMHKSQAVLTTKGGMTSHAALVARGWGKCCIVGCGDIEIHADTKTFHAKNNVIIKEGDWISLNGTRGVVYEGSLALVDIDIDKNQS